One region of Gossypium raimondii isolate GPD5lz chromosome 6, ASM2569854v1, whole genome shotgun sequence genomic DNA includes:
- the LOC105774521 gene encoding axial regulator YABBY 5 isoform X2 — translation MFFWVSVPCSSLFDIVTVRCGHCTNLWSVNMAAAASQSLSWQDIQAPNNAIEDYRRDLGSSSKCSHNKLSMRPPLPNNATEERVVNRPPEKRQRVPSAYNRFIKEEIQRIKANNPDISHREAFSTAAKNWAHFPHIHFGLMLETNNQTKMNNGSG, via the exons atgtttttttgg GTGAGCGTGCCATGCAGCAGTCTGTTTGATATAGTGACAGTCCGATGCGGGCACTGCACCAATCTATGGTCCGTTAACATGGCAGCCGCCGCATCTCAGTCACTGTCATGGCAAGATATTCAG GCACCCAATAATGCAATAGAGGATTATAGGAGGGATTTGGGTTCCTCATCGAAATGCAGCCACAACAAGTTGTCAATGCGACCTCCTCTGCCTAACAATGCGACTGAGGAAAGGGTAGTGAACCGAC CTCCCGAGAAGAGGCAGCGAGTACCTTCTGCATACAACCGCTTCATTAA AGAGGAGATTCAAAGGATCAAGGCCAACAATCCAGATATCAGCCACAGAGAAGCATTCAGCACTGCTGCTAAGAAT TGGGCACACTTTCCTCATATCCATTTTGGGCTGATGCTGGAAACCAACAACCAAACTAAGATGAATAATGGAA
- the LOC105774521 gene encoding axial regulator YABBY 5 isoform X1 — protein sequence MSSCIEVVPEQLCYIPCNFCNIVLAVSVPCSSLFDIVTVRCGHCTNLWSVNMAAAASQSLSWQDIQAPNNAIEDYRRDLGSSSKCSHNKLSMRPPLPNNATEERVVNRPPEKRQRVPSAYNRFIKEEIQRIKANNPDISHREAFSTAAKNWAHFPHIHFGLMLETNNQTKMNNGSG from the exons ATGTCGAGCTGCATTGAAGTTGTGCCTGAGCAACTCTGCTATATCCCTTGCAACTTTTGCAACATAGTTCTTGCG GTGAGCGTGCCATGCAGCAGTCTGTTTGATATAGTGACAGTCCGATGCGGGCACTGCACCAATCTATGGTCCGTTAACATGGCAGCCGCCGCATCTCAGTCACTGTCATGGCAAGATATTCAG GCACCCAATAATGCAATAGAGGATTATAGGAGGGATTTGGGTTCCTCATCGAAATGCAGCCACAACAAGTTGTCAATGCGACCTCCTCTGCCTAACAATGCGACTGAGGAAAGGGTAGTGAACCGAC CTCCCGAGAAGAGGCAGCGAGTACCTTCTGCATACAACCGCTTCATTAA AGAGGAGATTCAAAGGATCAAGGCCAACAATCCAGATATCAGCCACAGAGAAGCATTCAGCACTGCTGCTAAGAAT TGGGCACACTTTCCTCATATCCATTTTGGGCTGATGCTGGAAACCAACAACCAAACTAAGATGAATAATGGAA